The following DNA comes from Myxococcales bacterium.
ACCAGCTCATCGAGCGCGCGATCGCGCAGGGACTCGTTCGTTTCGAGGCCGGCGCACAGGGCGAACACAAGCTCAAGCGCGGCCTGATGCCAACCCTCACCCACAGCGCCCACTGGATTCGCCACCCGGGGCTCGATCGCGCCGTCGCGGGATTTTTATCTCACGAAGCCCACGCGGTGAAGGCCCGCGTGGAGCAGTACGCACAGCACGGCCCCTATCAACGCGCAGAGGAAGCGAAGGCGGATACGCCCCCGTAACCGCAGGGCGTGGTCGCCTGCGAGGCAACCACCGGCGCTACTCCGCCGGCTCCCCAAGGGCGATGCGCCGATGTTGGATCGTGCGCAGCTTTCTGCCCCCGCGTTCTGACCCTTCGTGGACCCGCCTCCACTCGGCTTCGGTCCGTCGAAACACGCCGAGGCCCGAGACACCAGCCAGTTCGATGTGCTCGGGCTGCCGACGATGGAACGATTCTTTCTCATCCCGATCGGACGCGTACCCTGGCAACAAAAGCCCTGACTTCGCAAGCGCCGGCAAGCGGACACGCGCCCGCTGGGCATCGATGAGATCCCAGGCAAGGCGGTCCATGGCCACCGGGTCGGTGGACATCATCAAGGCCTTCGGCTCCCACGCATAGGCGCTGGCAAAGGGCCCTCCCTGATAGATACCCACGAACGCCTCCATGATGTGCAGCACCACTTTTTGGCGGATCACAGGCAGAGCCACGACGGCGGGAATGAACGTGCGGCACTGGTTCAACGACGGGATGGCATGCGTGCGCGAAACGTTGTTGACCAGACCATGCGACAGATTCTTGAGGGCGCCCGTGACCCCTGCACTGGAATGCTCCTTGAGCACACAAAGGTTGATGATCTTGTCCACCTGCCGGGTGACGATCTGGCTCACGTAGGAGCGGCGGCTGTGCGGCGCGTCCGGAGCGTTCAACGGGTGAACGTAGGCAAACTCGGCGAAATGTTCAGGATCATACCCGCTGACCCCGGGGCTGCCGTCCGTGCGCGCAGCACCATGCTCTTTCTCCTTACCAGGATCGCCCACCGAGTACCCGGAGGGATCAATCTGCGTTTCATCGTAGCCCACCGAAGACGCCGCCCAGCGGGTGCCCAAGCGATCAGCCAGGCGGTGATAACCACAGTTCATGAAGGCATCACGATAACGGTCGAAGAGCACGATGTCCTTGGGGGCGATGCCCGCCTTCGTGAGCCCCTGCACGACGGCCATGATGGTCTCGGGGCTGCTGATCGCCGTTCGACGCCCGCCGCGCCCCCGCGACAAGCCCACCGGATTCACCTTGAGCCCCACCACCTCACCGGGACGGATGAACCTTCGCCAGGCTTCCACCTCGTCAGAGGCGCCTGTCAGCGTGAGCAAGGCACGTCGAACAGTTTGCCCGATGGGCTCGGCCTGCAACCCGCCATCCACCACGCTACCAGGGTGAAACACCTCCGCGACCTCACCAGGATGAAGCCCTGGCAGGGCGGGGCTGCGGGATCTGGCCCGGGCGGGGCGCCTGGAGCCCTCACCCTGCTTGGGGGTGCTTGCAAGGCGGGTTGACCCGCACATCCCCAAAGCCCGGGGGCCACACCCGCCGCCGCCCGTAGCGAGGTCCGCCTCGTAAACCCCAACCGCTTCCTCGACCCGCCCATGCCGTGAGCTTAGCGCACGTACGCGCCCGAGCCCGCAGCGGGGCAAACCACCTGGTAAGTCACGAGGGTCTTTGCCTTGCCGATGCCTCCCTCCCCCGACACGCCGCCAGCCATTCCGGGCGCTTACGCCCTCAGAAGCGTCTACTTCGCCTACCTCGCCGCCATTGGGGTGGCCGTTCCCTTTTTTCCGCCTTACCTACGGGGCCTTGGCTTTTCGGGTGGGCAGATCGGCTGGGTCTTGGCCGCGGCGCCCCTCATGCACCTGAGCGGCCCCCTGCTCTGGGGCTTCGTGACCGACCGATCCCGAAGGCCGGCGCTCGTGCTGCGGGTGGCGTTGCTCGGTGCAGCGCTCGGGTACCTGCCCTTGTCGGTCGCGCACTCCTTCGCGGCCGTATTTTTGATTCAGCTCGTGCATCAGGTCTTTAGCATCGCGCTGCCTGGACTTACGGACTCGTTGGCGCTCTTGCGCGTCCGCAACTCGTCAGACGACTACGGACGCATCCGCGTGTGGGGCTCGCTTGGCTTCGTGGTCTCTTGTTTGGGCATGGGGCAGTGGCTCGCAAGGCGGAGCCTGCCGGCCGATCCGCTGATCCCTCTCTTCGTGCCTGCGGCCTTGATGATGGCGTTCGCCCTCTCCTTTCGCCTCGAGGGGCAGGGAGGCAAAGACCGTCCCAACCTCCACGACGCGCGTCGGCTCCTTGCAGACAAGAGGTTCCAGTTCATTCTCGTCACCGCGAGTGTTCACTGGGCGTGTGCCGTGCCTTACCACGGCTTTTTGGGGGTGCACGTGCAAGACCGGGGCATGGGTGCCCGCGTGATCAGCCTCGCCTTCGCCGTGAGTGTGCTGTCGGAGATGCTCACCTTCTTCTACTTCCGTCGCATCAGAAAGCGATTCTCTCTTTCCACGCTGCTCGTCCTCGTCACGACGGTGTCCGCCTTCCGATGGTTGGTCACGGCGTGGGCCGACGACGCGATTTTGCTCGTGGGGATTCAAGCGCTTCACGGCGTGACCTTCGGAGTCTTCTGGGCCTCCTCCCTCGCTTGGCTTACCGCGTGTGTCCCCGAGAAGCTGCGCGCCACGGGCCAAACCGTCTTCACAGCGGTCACCTTCGGAATGGGCGCCTTTTTCGGGGCGCTCGCAGCGGGCCACGTCTACGAAGCCACGGGCTCCGCTGTGCCCGCCTTCGTCGGCGCAGCCGTCATCAACCTCTGTCAAGCCCTGGCCATCGTCCTGTGGGGACGAAAGCTGACCCCCGAAGCGTGAGCCCCAAGACGCCCGGCTTTCGCCTGTGAAGCCGCGCCGCGAAGACGCCCAGCCATGTTCAGCTGAGCGGCTCGGGGACCTTCTCGGCCTTCTCTTTGCCCTTGAGCTTTTTTCCTGTCGAAGGCTTGTGGGGTTCGTAGCTGAAGACCAGCTTGTCCCCCGCCGGGACCGCGTCGATGTTGACCGTGCCTCCGTTCACCAGCGCGCCAAAGAGCAGCTCGTTCGTGAGCGGCTTTTTCACTTCGTCCTGGATCACGCGGGCCAAGGGGCGCGCGCCGAAGGCAAGATCGTAGCCCTTCTCTGCCAGGAAGGCGCGGGCGCCATTCTTCAAGGCCACACGCACGTTGCGGGCTGCCAGCTGTTCCGCCAGCTCAGCGATGAACTTGTCCACGATCTGTCCCATGACCTCCGGCCGCAGCGGCGCAAAGTCGATCTTTGCGTCGAGGCGGTTACGGAACTCGGGAGAGAAGGTGCGCTTGAAGGCCTCGTCCGAATCACCAAACCGATCGGACGAGCCGAACCCGGGCATGCGCTTCGAGAGCTCTCGTGCGCCCACGTTGCTCGTCATGATCAGAATGACGTGCCGGAAATCGCTCTTGCGCCCGTTGTTGTCCGTGAGTCCCCCATGGTCCATCACCTGCAAGAGGATGTTGAACAGATCGGGATGAGCCTTCTCGATTTCGTCCAGCAGCAGCACCGTGTGGGGCGTCTTGTGGATAGCATCGGTGAGAAGTCCTCCCTGATCGAAACCCACGTAGCCAGGCGGCGCACCGATGAGACGCGAAACCGTGTGGCGCTCCATGTACTCCGACATGTCGAAGCGCAGGAAACTTACCCCCAAAAGCTCCGCAAGCTGCTTGGCGAGCTCCGTTTTGCCCACGCCCGTGGGGCCCGCGAACAGGAAGCTCGCGATGGGCTTGTCAGGATGTCCGAGCCCCGCCCGGCTCATCCGAATCGCCTGCACCACCTTCTGCACGGCAAAGTCCTGCCCGTAGATGCGGGTCTGCAACTCGTCTTCGAGGTTCCGCAGCTTCTCGCGGTCGTCCGAGGCGACCCGTTTCGGCGGAATGCGTGCCATCGTGGCCACCACCGTCTCGATGTCGCGCTCGCGCACCACGGGCACCGCGTCTCCCTTGCGCTTGATCTTCAGCGCCGCCCCCGCCTCATCGATGAGATCGATGGCCTTATCGGGCAGGCGCCTGTCCGTCAGGTGACGCGACGAAAGGTCAGCCGCAGCGGCGAGCGCCTTGTCCGTGTACTTGACGCGATGGAACGTCTCATAGTGAGACCGCAAACCCCGCAAAATCTTGAGGGTGTCGTCGATGCTGGGCTCACCCACCTCGATGGGCTGGAACCTACGCGCCAGCGCCCGATCCTTTTCGATGTAGCTACGAAACTCTTTGTGGGTGGTGGTCCCGATGCACCGAATCCGTCCCGAAGACAGCAACGGCTTGAGCAGGTTCGAGGCGTCCATGGCACCGCCCGAAGCGGCGCCGGCCCCCACGATCGTGTGCAGCTCGTCGATGAAGACGATGGCGTTGTCCTTCTCCTCGAGCTTCTGCATCACCGCCTTGAAGCGCTCCTCGAAGTCGCCCCGAAACCGCGTTCCCGCCACGAGGGAGCCCATGTCCAAGGCCCAGATCTCCGCCCCCTGGAGCGCCGCGGGCGCTTCCCCCAGCTCGATTTGCCGGGCCATCCCCTCGACGATGGCGGTCTTTCCCACGCCCGCGTCGCCGATGAACAAAGGGTTGTTCTTCCGGCGCCGAGCCAAAACATGGAGCGCTCGCTCCACTTCAGCGGCGCGCCCGATGAGCGGATCGATCTTCCCCTCCCGCGCCCGTTCGTTGAGGTTCATCGCGTATGCCGCCAAGGGATCGGCCGGGGTGCCTTCCTCCTCGCCGGCGGCGGGTGGGGGGCCTTCGCTGGGCTGGTTCTGGTTCGGCTTCGCCGGCAAAAGCCGCGAGATACCGTGGGAAATGAAGCTCACCACGTCGAGGCGCGAGATCCCCTCCTCTTTGAGGAAGAAGACCGCATGTGACTCGGGCTCCGAAAACATTGCCGCCAACACGTTGGCCCCATGGGCCGTTTTGCGACCCGCGCCGAGCACGTGGTTGACCGCCCGCTGCACCACGCGCGCGAAGCCGAGAGTCGGCTGCGCGGGCTCCGGTTCGGGGTTGCCCTCGTCCAGCGAGGGAACTTCCGACGACAAAAAGCCTTCCAGTTTTTGCCGCACCCGGGGAATGTTGCCACCGCAGTGCCGAATGGCGTCGGCGGTTTTGTCGTCGTCCAGCAGCGCGAGCAGCAAATGCTCGAGCCCCGAGTACTCGTGACGGCGTCGCGTGGCATCGTCGAGCGCGCGGCGTAGGGCCGCTTCCAACTCGGGGCTCAGCACCGAAGGCTCGCTGTCGTCGTTTCGTTCTTGCGGAGTGTCAGCCACGTCTATCCTCCTACGGGAACCACCTTCAACCCATCGTCAAGCTTCACGCCCGGCCTCCGCCGTCGGCACTGCCCTCGCCACCCCCGCTGCCCTCCTGGGCGCGGATCGACGCCTGCAAAGGCATCTCGTGCTCGCGCGCGAACCGAATCGTCTGCTGTGCCTTGGTCTCGGCCACCTCGTAGGTGAACACGCCCGCCACGCCCACGCCTCTCGTGTGCACGTGAAGCATGATCTGGCGGGCCTTGGCCGCGTCATGGTGAAAAAACCGCATCAAGACGTAGACCACGAACTCCTGCGTGGTGTAGTCGTCGTTGTGCAAAAGCACCTCGTAAAGGCGTGGGCGCTGCACCTTGGGCTTGTCCAAGGTTTGGAGATCGCGCTCCAAGGCCCCCTCCTTCTTCGGCATTTCGCCTTCTAGCTTGGCACGACCACAGGGGGCGTCAAGGGTTGCCTCCGCCCCCCCGAAATGCGGAGAAATCCCGCCGAAATCTTGCCTTTTGGCCGAACGCCCCCATGAGCGTCGCAGGGGACAAAGGCGCCTGCAATGACGAGAGGTTCACGAACCCAGTCCCTCGTCGGCGAGCAGTGCGGCGGTGGCGGTCGGCCGAACCTCCTGGGGGGGCGTGCGAGGCGCCAGGGCCGTCGTTCCCCGACCGTCGTCGATGCCCTGGGCGCGACGGCGCGCCAGCTCCATGAAGCGGTGCTGGCTGCGCAGGGTGGGCACACCGGCGGTGAGCTGCGCGCGTTCGTAGGTGCCGTCCTCGCGCAGTTGGCGCGCTTTGGCATCGTCGGCCAGCTGGCTGCCCAGGATCTCGTCGACGATGCGCCGCTTGAGGTCGGCGTCTTCGATCGGAAACATTACCTCGACCCGCCGCACGAAGTTGCGGGGCATCCAGTCCGCGGAAGACAGATAAACCTCCTCGTCCCCCCCGTTTCCAAAGAAGAAGATGCGGGCGTGCTCGAGGTACCGGTCCACGATACTGATGACGCGGATGTTCTCGCTCGTGCCTTTCACGCCAGGCCGCAAGCAGCAGATGCCCCGAATCAACAAGTCGATCTGCACACCGGCGGCGGACGCACGGTAAAGAGCCCTGATCACCTCGGGATCGACCAGGGCGTTCATCTTCGCCACGATGCGTCCCTTGTCCTTCAGCGCCGCCTCCCGCTCGATGAGCTCGACCACCCGTTCGCTCAAGCCCACCGGCGCCACGGCAAAGCGCTTCCACGAAGGCGGCGAAGAGTAACCCGTGATCAAGTTGAAGAGCGCACCCGCGTCATCGGCAAAGTCCTCGCGCGCGGTGAGCAAGGAGAGATCCCCGTAAAGCCTTGCAGTGGCCGGGTTGTAGTTGCCGGTGGACAGGTGAACGTAGCGCTTGATCCGCCCCAGCTCGCGGCGCACCACGAGACTCATCTTGCAGTGGGTTTTGAGCCCCACGAGCCCGTAGACGACGTGAACGCCCGATTCTTCCAGCATCCGAGCCCACTCGATGTTCGATCCTTCGTCGAAGCGGGCCTTGAGCTCGACCACCGCCGTCACCTGCTTGCCATTTTCCGCCGCCCGGATGAGCGCCCTCACGATGGGGGAATCGGCGCTGGTGCGGTAAAGCGTTTGTTTGATCGCCAGCACGTTCGGATCGTCGGCCGCTTCCGAGATGAAGTCCATGACGTGCTCGAAGCTCTCGTAGGGGTGATGCAGCAGAATGTCACGCTGGCGGATCACCTTGAAGATGTCCTCGTACTCCTGCAGCGGCGGCACGATCTGGGGGCTGAACGGATCTTCCTTGAAGCCCTTGAGCTCCTCACGCGCGTAAAGCGGCATGAGATCGCCCAGGTTGAGCGGACCGTCGATGAGATAGGTGTCTTCCGTCTCGAGGCGAAGGGACTTTTGCAAAAACGCAACCACCTCCGCAGGCGCGCTGGCGGCGATCGTCATCCGCACCGCTTGACCACGCTCCCGGCGCCGCAACTCCTTCTGGATCGTCTTCAGGAGGTCGTCGGCCTCGTCCTCGTCGATGTCGAGGTCGAAGTTGCGAATGATACGGAAAGGGCTGCAGGACATGACCTTGAAGCCCGGGAACAGATCGCCCACGTGCATTGCAATCACGTCTTCGAGCAAAATGACGGCCGCACGGTCGGGCGCGGCCGCCGGCAGCTCCACGAGCCGCGGCAGGATGGCCGGCACCTGCACCACCGCGATGATGGACTCCCGCCGGGTCATGCGCTCCTTTTCTTTGCGCAGCAAAATGACCAGGTTCAAGCTGCGGTTGCGCAGCGTGGGGAAGGGATGGCCCTGGTCCACGGCGAGCGGCGTGAGAACCGGCCACACGTCGCTCCGGAAGTAGCCGTGCACCACGTTCTTCTGCTCGGAGGACAGCTCCTTGCCCCGCAGAATCCGCAACCCTGCCTTCTCGGCGAGCGAGGGCGCGATGTCGGTCCGCCAGTTGTCGTACTGCCGCCCGACGAGCTCGTGAACGAAGCGGCTCACCGCCGACAACTGTTCCCGGGGGGACAGGCCGTCCGCGGTGGTCTCTTCAATCCCGCCGCTGAGCTGCTGCTTGAGCCCTGCCACCCGCACCATGAAAAACTCGTCCAGGTTCGAGGTGACGATCGCCTGGAACTTCAGCCGCTCGGCCAGAGGGACCTGACGGTCGCAGGCTTCGTCGAGCACACGCGTATTGAACGCCAACCACGACAGCTCTCGGTTGAGAAAGAGCTGCGCTTGGGAGGCATCGCGGGGGGTCGGGAGTCGGTGGGTCTTCGTCGGTCGCTTTACACGTCGGGCCATCGGGAGCCGGACCATCCTAACCGGCGCCCGCCCGACGTCAGGCCAGGCGCGCAACAGTTGTGTGAAATTGTACCAGCCAACCCGTGGCGCAGCACGCCAACATCACGCCGCGCGCTCGGTCAGCCGGCGCGCGAGATA
Coding sequences within:
- the clpA gene encoding ATP-dependent Clp protease ATP-binding subunit ClpA, producing the protein MLSPELEAALRRALDDATRRRHEYSGLEHLLLALLDDDKTADAIRHCGGNIPRVRQKLEGFLSSEVPSLDEGNPEPEPAQPTLGFARVVQRAVNHVLGAGRKTAHGANVLAAMFSEPESHAVFFLKEEGISRLDVVSFISHGISRLLPAKPNQNQPSEGPPPAAGEEEGTPADPLAAYAMNLNERAREGKIDPLIGRAAEVERALHVLARRRKNNPLFIGDAGVGKTAIVEGMARQIELGEAPAALQGAEIWALDMGSLVAGTRFRGDFEERFKAVMQKLEEKDNAIVFIDELHTIVGAGAASGGAMDASNLLKPLLSSGRIRCIGTTTHKEFRSYIEKDRALARRFQPIEVGEPSIDDTLKILRGLRSHYETFHRVKYTDKALAAAADLSSRHLTDRRLPDKAIDLIDEAGAALKIKRKGDAVPVVRERDIETVVATMARIPPKRVASDDREKLRNLEDELQTRIYGQDFAVQKVVQAIRMSRAGLGHPDKPIASFLFAGPTGVGKTELAKQLAELLGVSFLRFDMSEYMERHTVSRLIGAPPGYVGFDQGGLLTDAIHKTPHTVLLLDEIEKAHPDLFNILLQVMDHGGLTDNNGRKSDFRHVILIMTSNVGARELSKRMPGFGSSDRFGDSDEAFKRTFSPEFRNRLDAKIDFAPLRPEVMGQIVDKFIAELAEQLAARNVRVALKNGARAFLAEKGYDLAFGARPLARVIQDEVKKPLTNELLFGALVNGGTVNIDAVPAGDKLVFSYEPHKPSTGKKLKGKEKAEKVPEPLS
- a CDS encoding ATP-dependent Clp protease adaptor ClpS, with amino-acid sequence MPKKEGALERDLQTLDKPKVQRPRLYEVLLHNDDYTTQEFVVYVLMRFFHHDAAKARQIMLHVHTRGVGVAGVFTYEVAETKAQQTIRFAREHEMPLQASIRAQEGSGGGEGSADGGGRA
- a CDS encoding MFS transporter, with protein sequence MPPSPDTPPAIPGAYALRSVYFAYLAAIGVAVPFFPPYLRGLGFSGGQIGWVLAAAPLMHLSGPLLWGFVTDRSRRPALVLRVALLGAALGYLPLSVAHSFAAVFLIQLVHQVFSIALPGLTDSLALLRVRNSSDDYGRIRVWGSLGFVVSCLGMGQWLARRSLPADPLIPLFVPAALMMAFALSFRLEGQGGKDRPNLHDARRLLADKRFQFILVTASVHWACAVPYHGFLGVHVQDRGMGARVISLAFAVSVLSEMLTFFYFRRIRKRFSLSTLLVLVTTVSAFRWLVTAWADDAILLVGIQALHGVTFGVFWASSLAWLTACVPEKLRATGQTVFTAVTFGMGAFFGALAAGHVYEATGSAVPAFVGAAVINLCQALAIVLWGRKLTPEA
- a CDS encoding DUF362 domain-containing protein; this translates as MFHPGSVVDGGLQAEPIGQTVRRALLTLTGASDEVEAWRRFIRPGEVVGLKVNPVGLSRGRGGRRTAISSPETIMAVVQGLTKAGIAPKDIVLFDRYRDAFMNCGYHRLADRLGTRWAASSVGYDETQIDPSGYSVGDPGKEKEHGAARTDGSPGVSGYDPEHFAEFAYVHPLNAPDAPHSRRSYVSQIVTRQVDKIINLCVLKEHSSAGVTGALKNLSHGLVNNVSRTHAIPSLNQCRTFIPAVVALPVIRQKVVLHIMEAFVGIYQGGPFASAYAWEPKALMMSTDPVAMDRLAWDLIDAQRARVRLPALAKSGLLLPGYASDRDEKESFHRRQPEHIELAGVSGLGVFRRTEAEWRRVHEGSERGGRKLRTIQHRRIALGEPAE
- the ppk1 gene encoding polyphosphate kinase 1, producing the protein MARRVKRPTKTHRLPTPRDASQAQLFLNRELSWLAFNTRVLDEACDRQVPLAERLKFQAIVTSNLDEFFMVRVAGLKQQLSGGIEETTADGLSPREQLSAVSRFVHELVGRQYDNWRTDIAPSLAEKAGLRILRGKELSSEQKNVVHGYFRSDVWPVLTPLAVDQGHPFPTLRNRSLNLVILLRKEKERMTRRESIIAVVQVPAILPRLVELPAAAPDRAAVILLEDVIAMHVGDLFPGFKVMSCSPFRIIRNFDLDIDEDEADDLLKTIQKELRRRERGQAVRMTIAASAPAEVVAFLQKSLRLETEDTYLIDGPLNLGDLMPLYAREELKGFKEDPFSPQIVPPLQEYEDIFKVIRQRDILLHHPYESFEHVMDFISEAADDPNVLAIKQTLYRTSADSPIVRALIRAAENGKQVTAVVELKARFDEGSNIEWARMLEESGVHVVYGLVGLKTHCKMSLVVRRELGRIKRYVHLSTGNYNPATARLYGDLSLLTAREDFADDAGALFNLITGYSSPPSWKRFAVAPVGLSERVVELIEREAALKDKGRIVAKMNALVDPEVIRALYRASAAGVQIDLLIRGICCLRPGVKGTSENIRVISIVDRYLEHARIFFFGNGGDEEVYLSSADWMPRNFVRRVEVMFPIEDADLKRRIVDEILGSQLADDAKARQLREDGTYERAQLTAGVPTLRSQHRFMELARRRAQGIDDGRGTTALAPRTPPQEVRPTATAALLADEGLGS